One Anopheles moucheti unplaced genomic scaffold, idAnoMoucSN_F20_07 scaffold_34_ctg1, whole genome shotgun sequence DNA window includes the following coding sequences:
- the LOC128309233 gene encoding uncharacterized protein LOC128309233, whose translation MDTGSSVSLIHRDLKEELQVKGSPRPFSIAWTNGSIQDEPDSQTVSISIKNQAGKFINLDGLRTVESMVLPKQTVNAIELKRRYQYLRGIDLPNYRDGTPKIIIGLPHAHLMCALRTRAGRSGGPIAIQTHLGWVLLGAKGSHTKRAKLFSIIESKKKQAEREEKTMANIMKDFFSTEEFGVKLDCALPKPKDEERAKQIMKETLRKKERGYEIGLLWKTEDINLPESYGQALRRLQSLERKLAQDETLKKWYHEEIAAYCKKGYARAVDTCELKGNENNPKVNYIPHFAVVNYNKPVPKPRLVFDAAAKNKERSLSLGDEEYRWNNDNPVPEAPPVEENNVEEQLVVDEEYFEEYFK comes from the exons atggatactggatcatccgtgagcctgatacatcgggatctgaaggaggagttaCAAGTGAAAGGATCCCCCCGACCATTTTCTATAGCATGGACTAACGGCTCAATTCAGGATGAGCCtgatagtcaaaccgtttccatttcgataaaaaatcaggctggcaaatttataaaccttgatggtcttagaaccgttgagtccatggtattgccaaaacaaacagtcaacgcgattgaactaaaaagaaggtaccaatatttgagaggcattgacttgccgaattatcgtgatggtactccgaagataataatcggattaccgcatgcgcacctaatgtgtgcattaagaacaagggctggccgctcaggcggacctatagctattcaaacccacttgggatgggtgttattaggggcaaaaggttcgcatactaagcgagctaaattattttctataatagaatcgaagaagaagcaggcagag agagaagaaaaaactatGGCAAACATTATGAAAGATTTCTTCtcaacggaagaatttggtGTCAAACTAGACTGCGCCTTACCAAAGCCCAAGGATGAAGAAAGAGCGAAgcagatcatgaaggaaactcttagaaaaaaggaaaggggTTACGAGATAGGGCTACTGTGGAAGACGGAAGATAtaaatttgcccgaaagctatgGCCAAGCTCTGAGACGActacaaagtttggaaagaaagctggcacaagatgaaacattaaaaaaatggtaccaCGAGGAGATAGCCGCATACTGCAAAAAGGGATATGCGCGTGCTGTCGATACGTGTGAACTAAAAGGAAATGAGAATAATCCCAAGGTTAATTATATTCCGCACTTTGCTGTAGTGAACTATAATAAACCTGTACCTAAACCGAGATTAGTATTTGATGCGGCTGCTAAGAATAAGG agcgtagcttatctcTCG GGGACGAGGAGTATCGCTGGAACAACGATAATCCagtaccggaagcaccgccagttgaagaaaacaacgtcGAGGAGCAGTTAGTCGTCGACGAGGAGTACTTCGAGGAgtacttcaaatga